In Nitrosococcus oceani ATCC 19707, the following proteins share a genomic window:
- a CDS encoding RNA-binding S4 domain-containing protein: MTSEAEKIRLDKWLWAARFFKTRSLAVEAINGGKVHLNGRRVKASQRVAVGDSLIIRRGHFEHEITVDKLSRQRRPATEASLLYQESDASKTKRETLAMQLREAREYQGPAVQGRPSKRERRQIIRFTRKNQ; this comes from the coding sequence ATGACCTCTGAAGCCGAAAAAATTCGTCTCGATAAATGGCTCTGGGCCGCCCGCTTTTTCAAAACCCGCAGCCTTGCGGTGGAAGCAATCAACGGCGGCAAGGTTCACCTTAATGGCCGCCGGGTTAAAGCAAGTCAAAGGGTTGCCGTGGGCGATAGTTTAATCATTCGCCGCGGCCACTTCGAACATGAAATCACCGTTGATAAACTGTCCAGGCAGCGCCGCCCCGCAACCGAAGCCTCCCTGCTTTACCAGGAAAGCGATGCCAGCAAGACAAAGCGGGAAACCCTGGCCATGCAATTAAGAGAGGCACGGGAATACCAGGGGCCCGCCGTCCAAGGCCGTCCCTCTAAACGAGAGCGCCGCCAGATTATCCGTT